GGAATGCCAATCCGAAGACTACCCAGAAGTTCTGTCCTGTATCCGCCGCCTTCAGCATGGCGAGGAACGCCGTAGGGATGAGGGCGAAGGTATGAAGATAAGGTACCAGATTCATGATGCCTATCAGAATGCCCAAACCTATCGCCATCGGGAAACCGATGATGGTGAAACCGATGCAGAACATGATGCCCATGCAGAGCGACACCATGCCCTGACCTCGGATATAGTTGTTCAGCTCCCTTTCCACATCTTTCATCAGTGCATGCCAGAACGGGCGGTTCTTCTTCGGGAAGATGCGCACCCAGTTGGCTGTCAGCGTCTCGTAATCGAGCAGGATGAAGAACATATATAATAAGGTAATCATCGAGGCAACGATACTCATGATAATGGTAGCCGTCTGACTCACCACCGAGAAAACCTTCGGCATCGTGGACTTAAGGGCATCGCTGAAGTCCTTGCTCTTCAGAAAATGCTCTATGGTGGACTGGTTGGCCTGCAGCCACTCCTTGATGAGAGCCGTCAGGTTGTTGGTGTGGGTAGTCTGGTGTACCCATTTGGTCAGGACGATTCCCAGCTTGTCAAACTGGTCAATCATTGGTGGGATAATGAGCCAGATAACTCCGCCCACGATGGCTATTGCAGCACCCATTGCTAGAAGAATGGAAAGGGCACGCACCTTGACATGGAGTTTATTCTCGATGAACTTCACGACGGGGTAGAGCAGGTAAGCGAAAAACCATGCTATAAAGAAAGGAAGCAGTACATCACTCAGATAATTAATAATGTATAGTACCGCTAATACGAGGACGACGATACCCGCCCAACGTATGAACTTATCGAATGTAATCTCCTTGCTCATATCTTCTCACTTCTTATAATTCATTATGGATAGCCTTCTGGTAGCAGTCGCGGCAGAGTGGCTCATATTCGTCCTTCTCGCCGAGAAGCACACGCTTGTCGTTCTTTACCAGTCGATGGCTTACGTATGCCAGGGCACCGCACTTCACGCAGATGGCATGCACCTTGGTCACCTCGTCAGCGATGGCACAGAGAGCCGGAATCGGACCGAAGGGAACTCCCTTGAAATCCATGTCGAGACCCGCCACGATGACGCGTACGCCACGGTTGGCGAGTTCGTTGCAGACCTCCACCAAGCCATTGTCCAGGAACTGGGCTTCGTCGATACCGACCACGTCGATGTCGGAAGCCAACAAGAGTATCGATCCAGAAGATTCAATCGGAGTCGACCGGATGGAGTTCTGGTCGTGGCTCACTACATTGTCTTCGGAGTAACGAGTGTCTATCGCCGGCTTGAAGATTTCCACCTTCTGTTTGGCGAAGCTAGCTCGCTTCATTCTTCGGATTAATTCTTCGGTTTTTCCGGAGAACATCGATCCGCACACCACTTCAATTCTGCCGGGACGGTGTGCCTCCCCATATAGTAATTCTGTCATTTCGGGGGCAAAATTACTAATAAGGTTTTAAAAAATGCAAAGATACGCAGTTTTTTTTTGCTATGAAAGATTAATTAACTACATTTGTACCCACTTATGGGCATATTATATATCGTACCGACTCCAGTGGGCAACATGGAGGACATGACAATGCGAGCCATCAGGGTTCTGAAAGAGGCTGATTTGGTGCTCGCGGAGGACACTCGCACATCGAGCGTCCTGCTCAAGCATTTCGATATCCGAAATCGCTTAGTGGCGCATCATAAGTTTAATGAGCATGGCACGTCGTCGGGCATCGTAGAGCGATTGAAGGCTGGCGAAACCATCGCATTGATCAGTGATGCGGGAACCCCAGGCATCAGCGATCCGGGTTTCTACCTGGCTCGCGAGGCGGCTAAGGCGGGCATCACCGTGCAGACCCTTCCGGGGCCTACGGCATGCATCCCTGCCATCGTGTCGTCGGGATTGCCTTGTGACAGATTCTGCTTCGAGGGATTCATTCCGCAGAAGAAGGGGCGACAGACCTATCTGGAGTCTCTGAAAGATGAGGTGCGCACCATGATTTTCTATGAGTCACCTTATCGGGTGGTGAAAACGCTGCAGCAGTTTGCCGAAGTGTTCGGCGAAGACCGTCAGGTGAGCTGCTGTAGGGAAATCTCGAAGCTGCACGAGGAGAGCGTTCGCGGAACGCTTGCCGAAGTGATTGCGCATTTCGAGGAGACTGAGCCTAGGGGCGAGTTCGTTATCGTCCTGGCTGGCAAGGACCCGAAGCAACTGAAAGAAGAATTGAAAGAAAAGCGACGCGAAGAAAGAAAAAACAGAAAAAACAGAGAAGAATAAAATTTTCTGCTCTTTTCTTCGTTATGTTATTATTAATCATAAATTAATAAAAGGTAAAGATTATGAAAAAGCTATTAATGATGGCATGCCTCGCAGCCTTGGTATTAACTGGTTGTAAGGATGGTAAGACTACCGCAGGTATTGGTGCTGCTCAGAATGATTCTCTCAACAGTATCATTGCTCAGAAAGACAGCGAGTTGAACGACTTGATGGGTACTATCAACGAGATTGAGGATGGTCTCAATCAGATTAATGAGGCCGAGAATCGCGTTACCCTTCTGAAGAATGGTGAGGGCGCTAGCAAAAAGCAGAAGCTCACGGAGGATGTACAGTTCATCGCTACACGCATGAAGCAGAACAAGGAGCTGATTGCCAAGTTGCAGAAGCAGATGGCTAACAGCTCTATCAAGTCGGAGCAGCTCCAGAAGACTATCGCCAACCTCACTAAGCAGTTGGAGGAGAAGGAGAAGCAGCTTCAGGCTCTCCGTGAGGAATTGGACAGCAAGGATATCCACATCGCTGCGCTCGATGAGACTATCAATAACCTGAACACCAAGTCAAATCGCCTGGCTAGCGAAAGCAGCAAGAAGAGCGAGGTGATCAATGCTCAGGACAAGCAGATCAACACTGCATGGTATGTATTCGGCACCAAGAAGGAGTTGAAAAACCAGCATATCCTGGAGGATAACAAGGTGATGACCGGTAATTTCAACAAGAATTACTTCACCAAGATAGATATACGCGACCTCTCTGAGATCAAGCTCTACTCTAAGAATGTCAAGGTGCTCACCACTCATCCATCAAGCACCTATACATTGGTTCGTGATGCTAACAAGCAGTATACTCTTCGCATCACCAACCCTCAGATCTTCTGGAGCACCAGCAAGTATCTTGTTGTACTCGTGAAGTAGTGAACTCTTTTGAAGAGATGAATGAACTCTTTTAAAGAAATGAATTATCTCTTTCTCTGAAAGAAATCCTGCATGAGTGCGCGGCACTCATCTTCCAATACGCCCGATGTAACTGTTGTCTTAGGATGCAGTGCATCGGGCGCATATTTTGTATACCCCCGCTTCTCGTCGCTGGCACCATAAACTACCCGGCTTATCTGTGCCCATCCCAAGGCTCCGGCACACATCACGCAAGGTTCCACGGTGACATAGAGCGTGCAATCCTTCAGGTACTTTCCGCCCAGCATATTGGCACCCGAGGTAATGGCCTGCATTTCGGCGTGGGCGGTTACGTCGGTGAGCATCTCCGTGAGGTTGTGGGCACGCGAGATAATCCTGTCCTTACATACGATGACGGCTCCCACGGGAATCTCGTCTTCATCGAATGCGGCCTGTGCCTCCATCAGGGCACGGCGCATAAATTCTTCGTCTTTCTTCTGATTGTCTACCATATTTCTATTCTTTATGATTTCTCTTTTCCTTTTTTGTGCAAAAATACATAAAAAACTTTGATGGGTGAAAGAAAAGTGTTATTTTTGCATGGTAATAGTGCCTTTTGGGCGGAAAATGATTCCGACAGGGGCTAAACTTAAGATAATAACCGATGGCAGAGCATAATGAATTGGGAAAATGGGGAGAAGATGAAGCGGCGCTTTATCTGGAAGACCAGGGCTATGTGATTATCGCCCGTGACTGGAAGATAGGGCGGCGTGACCTCGACATTCTTGCCTATACTCCCGATGGCAACACGCTGGTGGTTGTAGAGGTGAAGACCCGCACCGGTGAGGAATACCAGCAGCCCGAAGAGGCAGTTACCCGGGGCAAGATGAGGAATCTTGCCATAGCTGCCAATGCTTATGTCAAGGAATGCCAGGTGGACAAAGAGCTGCGCTTTGATGTCATCTCCATCGTGGGATGCGCTCATCAGGTGAAGAGTCTCCAGCATCTGAAGGATGCCTTCAATCCCATGCTGATACTTTAACTCCGATGCTGATACTTTACTCCGTTCTGCCGGCAAGTACCTATTATTATTTATTAATGTGAAAATGGAAACAAAGATGATACGAATGCAGGAAGCGGATTCCACGAATACCTTCCTGAAGGGAATGAAAAGCTGCGAGGATGATACGATTGTCGTTGCAGTGGCCGATTATCAGACGGCTGGTAGGGGACAGGGAACTCATACCTGGGAGAGTGAACCGGGCAAGAACCTCCTGTTCAGTTTGCTGACATGTCCAACGTGGGTACCCGTGCGCCAGCAGTTCCTGCTTTCAGAGGCGGGAGCCCTAGCCGTGAAGGATGCGCTGGATACCTATACTGACGGCATCACGCTGAAATGGCCTAACGATGTGTATTGGAACGACAGGAAAATCAGTGGTACGCTGATAGAGACCTCCATCGACTCCAAGGGCGTCAAGCGCTGCATCTTCGGCATCGGAGTCAACATCAACCAGATGGAGTTCCATAGCGATGCGCCTAATCCGGTATCCTTGGCTCAGATCCTGGGTCATGAGGTGGATAGGGATGAAGTGCTCCAGAAGATTATCGAGGCATTCAAGAAGTATTATGAACTGCTTCGTCGTGCCGACTACATGGATGTATCGGGCATCTACCATCTCTCACTCTATCGCCGCAAGGGCTTTCATCGCTATGAAGATGCCGATGGAGAGTTCGAGGGTGCCTTCGTAGAGGTGGAAGATGATGGCCATCTGATACTTCACGACAAGAAGGGAATGATTCGTTCGTATGCAGTTGGCGAAATTAGATTTTTAGTTAATAGTTAAAAGTTAATAGTTTATAGGGCGTAGCCTCCTATAGTTAAGAGTTAATAGTTAAAAGTTAATAGTTTATAGGGCGTAGCCTCCTGTTAACTATTAACTGTAAATTGTAAATTATAATACGTTATGGCAAAGTTTAAAAGAATTCTTTTGAAGTTGAGCGGTGAGAGCCTGATGGGCAAGCAGAGTTTCGGTATCGATCCTGAGCGCTTGAGTGATTATGCAAAGCAGATTAAGGAAGTTCACGAGATGGGCGTACAGATTGGTATCGTTATCGGCGGTGGCAACATCTTCCGTGGTCTGAGCGGAAGCCAGAAGGGTTTCGACCGTGTGAAGGGCGACCAGATGGGTATGTGTGCCACCGTTATCAACTCCCTCGCCTTGAGCAGCGCACTCGGTGCATTGGGCGTTAAGAACAAGGTGCTCACAGCTATCCGCATGGAACCTATCGGTGAGTTCTACACCAAGTGGAAGGCTATCGAGGCTATGGAGGATGGCTATATCTGCATCTTCTCTGCCGGTACAGGCAGTCCATACTTCACCACAGATACTGGTTCTTCGCTCCGTGGCATCGAAATCGAGGCAGACGTGATGCTCAAGGGTACTCGTGTGGATGGTATCTATACAGCCGACCCAGAGAAGGATCCTACTGCTACCAAGTTCAGCGACATCACTTACGATGAGATTTACACCAAGGGCTTGAAGGTGATGGACCTTACTGCTACTACCATGTGTAAGGAGAACAATCTTCCTATTTACGTATTCAACATGGATATCGTGGGCAACCTGAAGAAGGTGATGGAAGGTGAGGAGATTGGAACCCTTGTTCACAATTAAACAATTAATCAGTTCAACTGATAGAATATAAAAAAGAAAGGCTTGCTACCCAACGGGAGCAAGCCTTTTTTGGCTTATTGCCATAAGCCTTATTTATTTCTCTTATACAATAACCAAGAGAGGAGGACAT
The Segatella copri DNA segment above includes these coding regions:
- a CDS encoding AI-2E family transporter encodes the protein MSKEITFDKFIRWAGIVVLVLAVLYIINYLSDVLLPFFIAWFFAYLLYPVVKFIENKLHVKVRALSILLAMGAAIAIVGGVIWLIIPPMIDQFDKLGIVLTKWVHQTTHTNNLTALIKEWLQANQSTIEHFLKSKDFSDALKSTMPKVFSVVSQTATIIMSIVASMITLLYMFFILLDYETLTANWVRIFPKKNRPFWHALMKDVERELNNYIRGQGMVSLCMGIMFCIGFTIIGFPMAIGLGILIGIMNLVPYLHTFALIPTAFLAMLKAADTGQNFWVVFGLAFLVFCVVQVITDMVVTPKIMGKAMGLNPAILLLSLSVWGALLGFIGLIVALPLTTLLIAYWQRYVTREKPQYEEEVAEKPLIPDKIEENKQKNG
- a CDS encoding thymidine kinase, encoding MTELLYGEAHRPGRIEVVCGSMFSGKTEELIRRMKRASFAKQKVEIFKPAIDTRYSEDNVVSHDQNSIRSTPIESSGSILLLASDIDVVGIDEAQFLDNGLVEVCNELANRGVRVIVAGLDMDFKGVPFGPIPALCAIADEVTKVHAICVKCGALAYVSHRLVKNDKRVLLGEKDEYEPLCRDCYQKAIHNEL
- the rsmI gene encoding 16S rRNA (cytidine(1402)-2'-O)-methyltransferase, with the translated sequence MGILYIVPTPVGNMEDMTMRAIRVLKEADLVLAEDTRTSSVLLKHFDIRNRLVAHHKFNEHGTSSGIVERLKAGETIALISDAGTPGISDPGFYLAREAAKAGITVQTLPGPTACIPAIVSSGLPCDRFCFEGFIPQKKGRQTYLESLKDEVRTMIFYESPYRVVKTLQQFAEVFGEDRQVSCCREISKLHEESVRGTLAEVIAHFEETEPRGEFVIVLAGKDPKQLKEELKEKRREERKNRKNREE
- a CDS encoding nucleoside deaminase; protein product: MVDNQKKDEEFMRRALMEAQAAFDEDEIPVGAVIVCKDRIISRAHNLTEMLTDVTAHAEMQAITSGANMLGGKYLKDCTLYVTVEPCVMCAGALGWAQISRVVYGASDEKRGYTKYAPDALHPKTTVTSGVLEDECRALMQDFFQRKR
- a CDS encoding YraN family protein, which produces MAEHNELGKWGEDEAALYLEDQGYVIIARDWKIGRRDLDILAYTPDGNTLVVVEVKTRTGEEYQQPEEAVTRGKMRNLAIAANAYVKECQVDKELRFDVISIVGCAHQVKSLQHLKDAFNPMLIL
- a CDS encoding biotin--[acetyl-CoA-carboxylase] ligase; translation: METKMIRMQEADSTNTFLKGMKSCEDDTIVVAVADYQTAGRGQGTHTWESEPGKNLLFSLLTCPTWVPVRQQFLLSEAGALAVKDALDTYTDGITLKWPNDVYWNDRKISGTLIETSIDSKGVKRCIFGIGVNINQMEFHSDAPNPVSLAQILGHEVDRDEVLQKIIEAFKKYYELLRRADYMDVSGIYHLSLYRRKGFHRYEDADGEFEGAFVEVEDDGHLILHDKKGMIRSYAVGEIRFLVNS
- the pyrH gene encoding UMP kinase — encoded protein: MAKFKRILLKLSGESLMGKQSFGIDPERLSDYAKQIKEVHEMGVQIGIVIGGGNIFRGLSGSQKGFDRVKGDQMGMCATVINSLALSSALGALGVKNKVLTAIRMEPIGEFYTKWKAIEAMEDGYICIFSAGTGSPYFTTDTGSSLRGIEIEADVMLKGTRVDGIYTADPEKDPTATKFSDITYDEIYTKGLKVMDLTATTMCKENNLPIYVFNMDIVGNLKKVMEGEEIGTLVHN